TAGAAAAATACATAGCCATCATATAAACATGACCACAACTCTTCAACAAAGCTCCAACGCGAGCGCTTGGGAGCGGTTCTGTCAGTGGGTTACCTCAACCGAAAACCGCCTTTATGTAGGTTGGTTCGGCGTACTGATGATCCCCACCCTCTTAACCGCTACTATCTGCTACATCATCGCTTTCGTAGCAGCTCCTCCCGTAGACATCGACGGCATCCGCGAACCCGTAGCTGGTTCCTTGCTGTATGGAAACAACATCATCTCTGGTGCTGTTGTACCTTCTTCCAACGCGATCGGTCTGCACTTCTACCCCATCTGGGAAGCAGCTTCCTTAGATGAGTGGTTGTACAACGGAGGCCCCTACCAGCTCGTCGTATTCCACTTCCTGATCGGTGTATTCGCTTACATGGGTCGTGAATGGGAATTGAGCTACCGCTTAGGAATGCGTCCTTGGATTTGCGTAGCTTACAGCGCCCCTGTAGCTGCTGCAACTGCTGTATTCTTAATCTACCCCATCGGACAAGGAAGCTTCTCTGATGGAATGCCTTTAGGAATTAGCGGAACCTTCAACTTCATGATTGTATTCCAAGCAGAACACAACATCCTCATGCACCCCTTCCACATGCTGGGAGTAGCCGGTGTATTCGGAGGTTCACTGTTCTCCGCTATGCATGGTAGTTTGGTAACCTCTTCCTTAGTTCGTGAAACCACCGAAGTTGAATCTCAAAACTACGGTTACAAATTCGGACAAGAAGAAGAAACCTACAACATCGTAGCCGCTCACGGATACTTCGGACGTTTAATCTTCCAATACGCATCCTTCAACAACAGCCGTAGCCTTCACTTCTTCTTAGGAGCTTGGCCGGTAGTTGGAATCTGGTTTACAGCTTTAGGTGTAAGCACCATGGCGTTTAACCTAAATGGATTCAACTTCAACCAATCCATCATGGATTCTCAAGGTCACGTAATCAACACCTGGGCAGATGTAATCAACCGCGCCAACCTGGGTATGGAAGTAATGCACGAGCGTAACGCTCACAACTTCCCCTTAGATTTGGCGGCTGGTGAAGCTGCTCCTGTAGCTTTAACTGCTCCTTCTATCAACGGTTAATTCGAGTTTTGATAAACTGATTTAATCAAAAAAAACGCTCTCCGTCAGGGGGGCGTTTTTTTTGGCTTTTCTGGTTGGGCTTGAGAATTGAGTTACTCTAGTGATATCAAGTCCGTAAATGTTACAGCGCTTTGCGCTGTAATGAGGTACAGCAGGGAAAGATCCCCACAACCCCCCTTAATAGGTAAAACATCTAGGAGTTTTTTCTGGTTTTACAGAGGACAACCGTAATGTGATTAGGCTAGGGAGTCCATAATTGCCGAGAGCAACCAGCATAGAAAAATCTAAGTCTTGGGTTAAAATCACCCGATTCTCTACCCTCGCCACTTCCAAAATCTCCGCATCAGCAGCAGTCGGAGGTAATACATCTGTGGTGCGTACTATGTCGTAGCCCTGTACCATAACAGCGCTTTGCGCTGTTATGGTGTAAAGTCTTAAAGGCTCAAAGCCATGTACTACAACCCTATTCCCTATTCCCTATTCCCTATTCCCTATTCCCTAGCGCGAAGCGCTATAAAGCTGCAACTGTCACAGGAGAAATATGAACGTCGGCAATTAAACGTAGACGACTCATGCTGAAGTGAAGTGAACAACGCGATCGGATACTGCCCAGGCTGCATAATTGAGAGCCTGACGAATGTCTTCTTCTTCGAGTTCTGGATACGACTCTAAAATGTCTGGAACAGATAACTGACTAGCGAGTAGTTTGAGGACAAATTCTACGGTGATCCGCATTCCCCGAATCGTTGGTTGTCC
The sequence above is a segment of the Roseofilum capinflatum BLCC-M114 genome. Coding sequences within it:
- the psbA gene encoding photosystem II q(b) protein, which produces MTTTLQQSSNASAWERFCQWVTSTENRLYVGWFGVLMIPTLLTATICYIIAFVAAPPVDIDGIREPVAGSLLYGNNIISGAVVPSSNAIGLHFYPIWEAASLDEWLYNGGPYQLVVFHFLIGVFAYMGREWELSYRLGMRPWICVAYSAPVAAATAVFLIYPIGQGSFSDGMPLGISGTFNFMIVFQAEHNILMHPFHMLGVAGVFGGSLFSAMHGSLVTSSLVRETTEVESQNYGYKFGQEEETYNIVAAHGYFGRLIFQYASFNNSRSLHFFLGAWPVVGIWFTALGVSTMAFNLNGFNFNQSIMDSQGHVINTWADVINRANLGMEVMHERNAHNFPLDLAAGEAAPVALTAPSING
- a CDS encoding DUF5615 family PIN-like protein, with product MVQGYDIVRTTDVLPPTAADAEILEVARVENRVILTQDLDFSMLVALGNYGLPSLITLRLSSVKPEKTPRCFTY
- a CDS encoding DUF433 domain-containing protein, which gives rise to MAIADLDRITINPEVCLGQPTIRGMRITVEFVLKLLASQLSVPDILESYPELEEEDIRQALNYAAWAVSDRVVHFTSA